From a single Nicotiana tabacum cultivar K326 chromosome 8, ASM71507v2, whole genome shotgun sequence genomic region:
- the LOC107785760 gene encoding E3 ubiquitin-protein ligase Os04g0590900-like gives MYSKSLSNDEQLVPISNPRTWVPYMSTKDCSQGFCSLYCPQWCYIIFPPPPPFEFPDDDSSPNFSPLVIAIIGILASAFLLVSYYAIISKYCGNRNVTRRRENNQEDSELEDEDHDPSNHEPWHVNPGGLDEALIKSITVFKYKKGGGLLTEGTDCSVCLSEFQDDESLRLLPKCSHAFHVMCIDTWLKSHSNCPLCRANIIFPNASPPPIMEITPLTNEPTPQLQPENDIEMGIREEEDVTSHINQEFRRSVSMDYGSQGRLSIADVLGIDHEEFQDCVMEESQLQRDVGTSKLQDNNGEEMSRSGIRNNVLTHCVASPMVMKRSLSSGRLLFLKRGRGQNIVIPLSNI, from the coding sequence ATGTATAGTAAGAGTCTTTCCAACGACGAGCAATTGGTACCTATAAGTAATCCAAGAACTTGGGTACCCTATATGAGTACAAAGGACTGTTCTCAAGGATTTTGCAGTTTATACTGCCCACAATGGTGTTACATAATCTTCCCTCCACCACCTCCATTTGAATTCCCTGATGATGATTCTAGCCCTAATTTCTCCCCTCTAGTTATCGCGATCATCGGAATTTTAGCCAGTGCTTTCCTATTAGTCAGTTATTATGCTATAATATCAAAGTATTGTGGTAATAGGAATGTtacaagaagaagagaaaataatCAAGAAGATTCAGAATTAGAAGATGAAGATCATGACCCTTCGAATCACGAACCATGGCATGTAAATCCAGGTGGTTTAGATGAAGCTTTAATCAAGTCTATTACTGTGTTCAAGTATAAGAAAGGTGGTGGATTATTGACTGAAGGCACAGATTGTTCTGTTTGTTTAAGTGAATTTCAAGATGATGAAAGCCTTAGACTTTTGCCAAAATGTAGCCATGCTTTTCATGTAATGTGCATTGATACATGGCTTAAATCTCACTCCAATTGCCCTTTATGTCGAGCTAATATCATCTTTCCAAATGCTTCACCTCCTCCAATCATGGAAATTACTCCTCTAACTAATGAACCAACTCCACAACTCCAACCTGAAAATGATATAGAAATGGGCattagagaagaagaagatgtaaCAAGCCATATAAATCAAGAATTTAGGAGATCAGTGTCAATGGACTATGGATCACAAGGTCGTTTATCGATAGCTGATGTACTAGGAATTGATCACGAAGAATTCCAAGATTGTGTAATGGAAGAAAGCCAGTTGCAAAGAGATGTTGGAACATCAAAATTACAAGACAATAATGGTGAAGAAATGAGTAGGAGTGGGATTAGAAACAATGTACTTACACATTGTGTGGCAAGTCCAATGGTGATGAAGAGATCATTATCCAGTGGGAGATTATTGTTTCTCAAACGTGGGAGAGGACAAAACATTGTCATTCCTTTGTCaaatatttga